In Luteimonas galliterrae, the sequence CGTTTTTCCATCCGGCTGCTTCAGGCGCAGGAACAGCGGCTGCGGCTTGGTGGGCTTGCCGTCCTGGTCGCGCAGCAGCGCGGACAGGCGCACGGTTTCGCCGGGGCGATACAGATCGCGGCCGGACCAGGCGAACACGTCGAACCAGGCCTGCTCGCGGCCGGCGACGGCGAATTCGGAAAGGTCCAGCGCCGGCTGGTTGAAGGGCAGCAGGGACACGTCTTTGCCGCGCGTGGCGGTGAGCACGTGCGCCGCGTCCAGCTTGTAATTGAGCATCGCATTGCCGTTGCCGTCGGTCTCGCCCTTCAGCACCGGCTCGCCGTTGGCATCCAGGATGCGAAGCTCCACGCCGCCCACCGGGGCGCCGCCGGACAGCGATGCGGTATGCACGAACAACTTGTCCTTGTAGGCGCGCGTATGCAGGCCGACGTCGCTCACCGAGAAGTAAGCGGTTTCGAACTGATCCTGGAACTGGCCCGCGCGTTTCATCACCGCGAAATACAGGCCCGGCTCCTGCAGCTCGGCGATGTCCTGCACCGGCAGGTAGGTCAGCACGCGTTCGTTGGGCTTGCCGCCGAGCACGAAGCGGTTGACGTAGACCGGTTCGGCCAGCTTGGACAGCGGCACGTTGTCGTCGTAGTCGCGCTCCAGTTCCCAGCTGCCACGGCGGCCGCCGCGCTGGTATTCGGCGAAGAACTTCGGCAAGGACTTGTCGGAGACCTTCAGGAACTCGACATCGACTTCCTTGACGTTGACCGACACCACCGGCAGGCCGCGCGATTCCTTGGCCGGCAGCACGCTGCCCTGCGAGGCGAAACCGACCACCGGATCCAGCGGACCGGTATAGACCTTCTGCTTGATCTCTTTGCCCAGACGATTGCCGTCCGCGGCGCTCAGGCCGGCGCGGATCGTGACTTCGTAGTCCTTGCTCGCTTCAACGTAAGGGAAACGCAGGATCTTGCCGCCCTTGTCCAGCACCCAGCTGCCCTTGACGGTGGCGCCGCCGGGGCCGGCGACTGCGATCAGTTCGTCGAAGGACTGGGTACCGACCAGAGGACGGCTGAATTCGAGCGCGATGGCCAGATCGCCGTCGTGCTGGTCGGGATAGGCGGACGCCAGGGCGAAACCCTGCACCTGTTCGGGCTTGGCCTTGATCGCCTCGCCGCTAGGCGGCGGCAGCTGGCCGTGGTCGTCGCGCTTGCAGGCGGCGAAACCGGCGAGCAGCAACGCCAGCAACAGGATCCTGGCCGCGATTCCGGCCACCACAATTCCGCGATTGCGCATGCCCCTTCCCCATTCCCTCGAGTCGATTCGAGTATATGACGAAGAAGTGAGCGAAAAGCGGTCGCTTCAATGCGTGGAAACCAAAGCCCCTCTCCCGTCGGGAGAGGGGTTGGGGTGAGGGTTCGGCGGAGCGATATCGCTCAAGTTCGCGAGAAAAAACACCGCATGTTCGAAGGATGCCGCGACCAGCGATGATCGCGGCTTCGCCGAATCCTCATCCGGCGCTGCGCGCCACCTTCTCCCGAGGGGAGAAGGTTGATGAGCCCCTACTCTTAAGCGGGCGGATGCTGCTCCGGCAGATCGGCGCCCGCACCGGCCGCCTCCTCGCCCTCGTCCAGCGACGCGTCCAGGCGCTCGATCGCCTGCAGGCTCTCGTCGTCCGCCAGCCGGATCAGGGTCACGCCCTGGGTATTGCGGCCGACCTGCGAGATCTCCGCGGCGCGGGTGCGCACCAGCGTGCCGCCATCGGAGATCAGCAGCACCTCGTGGTGGTCGCTGAGCTGGATCGCGCCGACCAGCTTGCCGTTGCGCGCCGTAGTCTGCAGCGCGATCACGCCCTGCGTGCCGCGGCCCTTGCGCGGGTAGTCGGCCGCCGGCGTGCGCTTGCCGAATCCGCGTTCGCTGGCGGTGAGGATGTCGCCCTCGCCTTCGACCACGACCAGGCTCTTGACCGCTTCGCCCTCGGCCAGGCGGATGCCGCGCACGCCGGTAGCGGTGCGGCCCATGGCGCGCACTTCGCGTTCGGCGAAACGAACGGCCTTGCCGTTGGAAGCGAACAGCATCACGTCGCGCTCGCCGTCGGTCAGGGCCACGCCGATCAGCGCATCCCCCTCGTCCAGGCTGATCGCGATCTTGCCGCGCTGCAGGCGGTACGCGAACTCGGGCAGCGGTGTCTTCTTGACCGTACCGTTGCGCGTGGCGAACAGCACGTATTGGCCTTCGGCGTACTCGCGCACCGGCAGCACGGCCTGCACTTGCTCGCCCTGCTCCAGCGGGATCCAGTTGATGATCGGCCGGCCGCGCGCGTTCGGGCCGGCGTCGGGCAACTGATGCACCGACAGCCAGAACACGCGGCCGGCGCTGGTGAAGGTAAGCAAGGTGTCGTGCGTGTTCACCAGCCACAACTGGTCGATGAAATCCTCTTCCTTGGTCGCCGCCGCCGAACGGCCGCGGCCGCCGCGGCGCTGCGCGCGGTAGGCGCTCACCGGCTGGCGCTTGGCGTAGCCGGCGTGCGACAACGTGACCACCACGTCCTCCGGCGCGATCAGGTCCAGGATGTCCAGATCCTCTTCGCTGGCGCGGATTTCGCTGCGGCGCGCATCGCCGAACTCTTCCTTCACGTTGCGCAGCTCGGTGCGGATCACTTCCATCAGCACGTCGGGATTCTCGAGGATCTCGATCAGGCCGCGGATGGTTTCCAGCAACTGCTTGTACTCGTCGGTCAGCTTCTCCTGTTCCAGCCCGGTCAGGCGGTGCAGGCGCATTTCCAGGATTTCCTTGGCCTGCGCCTCGGACAACTGGTAGCGCCCATCGATCAAACCGATCGACTTGGACAGATCTTCAGGACGCGAGGCTTCCGCGCCGGCCGCGCCCAATAGCGCGCCGACCAGACCCGGTTCCCAGGTCTTGGCCAACATGCGCTCGCGCGCTTCGTTCGGGTTGGCCGAGGTCTTGATCAGCTCGATCATCTCGTCGATGTTGGCGAGCGCGACCGTCAGGCCTTCCAAAATATGGGCGCGGTTGCGAGCTTTGCGCAGTTCGAAGATGGTCCGGCGGGTCACCACTTCGCGGCGGTGGCGGACGAACGCTTCCAGCATCTGCTTCAGGTTCAGCAGCTGCGGCCGGCCGTCGACCAGCGCGACCATGTTGATGCCGAACACCGATTCCATCGGCGTCTGCGAATACAGATTGTTCAGCACCACATCGGCCGAATCGCCGCGCTTGATCTCGATGTAGATGCGCATGCCGTCCTTGTCGGACTCGTCGCGCAGCTCGCTGATGCCTTCCAGCTTCTTCTCTTTGACCAGTTCCGCGATCTTCTCGATCAATCGCGACTTGTTGACCTGGTACGGGATTTCGGTGACGACGATCGCCTCGCGGCCGTTGTCGTCGTTGATCTCGATATCGGCCTTGGCGCGCATCCGCACCCGGCCGCGGCCGGTGCGGTAGGCCAGGTGGATGCCGCCGACGCCGTTGATGATGCCGGCGGTCGGGAAATCCGGACCCGGGATGTGCTGCATCAGGCCGTCGATGTCGATCTCGGGATCGTCGATCAGCGCGATCGTGGCCGCGATCACTTCGCCCAGGTTGTGCGGCGGGATGTTGGTGGCCATGCCCACCGCGATGCCGGCCGAGCCGTTGACCAGCAGGTTCGGGAACCGCGTCGGCAGGACGGTCGGCTCGTTTTCCTTCTCGTCGTAGTTGAGCTGGAAGTCGACGGTTTCTTTATCGATGTCCGCCAGCAGCTCGTGGGTGAGCCGGGTCATGCGCGCTTCGGTGTAGCGCATCGCCGCGGCGTCGTCGCCGTCGACCGAACCGAAGTTGCCTTGGCCGTCGACCAGCAGGTAGCGCAGCGAGAACGGTTGGGCCATGCGCACCAGGGTGTCGTACACCGACTGGTCGCCGTGCGGGTGGTACTTACCGATCACGTCGCCGACGATGCGCGCCGACTTCACGTGCGGCTTGTTGCTGTGGGTGCCGAGCTCGTTCATCGCGTACAGCACGCGCCGGTGGACCGGCTTGAGGCCGTCGCGGACGTCGGGAAGCGCGCGCCCGACGATCACGCTCATGGCGTAATCCAGGTAGCTGCGGCGCATCTCGTCTTCGAGATTGACGGGGATGATTTCCTTGGCGAGTTCTGCCATCAGGGGTCCGTAATTGAAGGGGTTTGCACGCCCAAGGCCGACCTGCGGACCGGGGGTCCGCGACGCCGGAAATGGGCCGGTTTCGGAGACGTGAAATCATACCACAGAAACAGCTTGTGAAACCACCGAAAACCTGCGTAGAAACAGGCACTTGCAGTGAGTTTTCCCGGACTGCCCCGGCATTGGTCTCAGAGGTCTTGCGACAGTCCCGCTTTTTGTAGGAGCGGCTTTAGCCGCGAGCTTTTCCTACATGCCACGATATGATGGAAAGAGCTCGCGGCTAAAGCCGCTCCTACGAAGAGCAAAAGCGCTTTAGGCGCCGAAAATAGCCTTCATGCGCTCGGCATCCGGATGCTCGACGATGCCCTTCTCGGTGACGATGGCGTCGATCAGCGCGGCCGGCGTCACGTCGAACACCGGGTTCCAGGCCTGGATGCCGTCGGCCACGGTGCGGCTGCCGGACACGCCGAGCAGTTCGCTCGGGTCGCGTTCCTCGATTTCGATCAGGTCGCCGCTGGGCGTGTCCATGTCGACCGTCGACGACGGCGCCACCACCATGAACTTCTTGCCGTGGTGGCGCGCGGAGATCGCCAGCTGGTAGGTGCCGATCTTGTTGGCCGTGTCGCCATTGGCGCAGATGCGGTCGGCGCCGACGACGACCCAATCCACCTGCCCGCTCTTCATCAAGTGCGAGGCGGCGGCGTCGGCGATCAGGGTGGCGTCGATGCCGTCCTGCTGCAATTCCCACACCGTCAGGCGCGAACCTTGCATCCACGGACGCGTTTCGTCGGCGAACACCTTGCCGATGCGCCCCTGCGCGACGCCGGCACGGATCACGCCTAAGGCGGTACCGAAGCCGGCGGTGGCCAGCGAGCCGGTATTGCAGTGGGTGAGCACGCCGCTGCCCGGAGCGATCAATGCAGCGCCCATCTCGCCCATCCGGCGGTTGGCGGCCAGGTCTTCCGTGGCGATGGCTTGCGCTTCGCGTTCCAGCACGTCCCGCCAATCGCCGCCGGCGCCGGCCAGCGCGCGCCGCATCCGCGCCAGCGCCCAAGCCAGGTTCACCGCGGTGGGGCGCGCAGCGTTGAGCCGCTGCAAGGCGGGTTCGAGTTTCGCCAGCGCCGCTGCGCCGTCGCCGGCATCGATATCGCGCGCGGCGAGCACCGCGCCCCAGGCCGCAGCGATGCCGATCGCCGGTGCGCCGCGCACGGCGAGGGCATGGATTGCCCCTGCGACCTCGTCGCTGGTCGCAGCCGTCAGGTATTCCACCGCGAACGGGAGTTTGCGCTGGTCGAGCAGTTCGAGCGCCGCGCCGGTCCAGCGGATCGGGCGAATGCGGTCGTAGCGGTCGTACTCGATATCGTTGGCCATGCCGCTAGTTTAACAATGCGCATGGGCCGAGCGTCTCTGCTCTTCGTGGGAGCGGCTTTAGCCGCGAGCTCCTTCCTCCCGTCCGCGCGATCCAAGGGAAAAAGAGCTCGCGGCTAAAACCGCTCCCACGAAGAGCCTTCAACGCAGCTCGAACTCGGCCCTGCATCCGCTGCGCACCCACACGCCCTCTTCGTCCCAGCCCCAGGTCTGGTCCTTGACGCACACGGCATCGGACAGCTGCCGCAGCAATCTTACGCCTTGGTCGATGCTGGCTTTGCAGCGGCGCTCCTTGCCGCCTTTGGATTCGCATCGCACGCGTTCGCCCAGTCCATGTCCGCCCGCTACCTTGAACTCGCCGCGGCAACCTTGCGATACCCAGATCCCGCGTTCGTCCCGGCCCCAACTCTGATCCAGTATGCAAGGGCTGTCCGACAATTGCCGGACCAGGTAAATGCGTTCCTTGGATTCGATGGGGCAAGACTGCCAACGGCCATCTCCCGATTCGCAGCGCAATAGATCGCTCGCTTGGCTACCGCGATTGTTTCCGATCGCGAAGTACGCGCGGCAGCCCTGCGTCACCCAGATGCCGTTACGGCCGAATCCCCAGGACGTGCCCTCGATGCAGGGCGAATCGGACAATTGCCGGACCAACTTCACGCCGCCGCTGGTATCGCCCGGACACTGGCGCGTCCTTCCCTCGTCCGATTCGCAGCGGACCACGTCCTTCGGAAGCGCCCTGCGCGATTCGTTGTAGTTCTCCACCTGCGCGCAGGCATCGCCGATGCCGAGCATCGAGCCAGCGAATAACAGAACGCCGCAGTACAGCATCTGACGCATGGCGACCCCTGGATTAAACGCCATATTGCGACTCTAACCCGCGCACATGAAAGCGGGCGCAAAGATCTTCGCCCGGCCTACGATGCGCCGCAAGTGTTGCGCTTGCCGTTCAGGCTCTTTCGAAACCGAACGCGATCGCGTCGCCGATACGGTCAGCGCCGAGCATCGCCATCAATAGGCGGTCGACGCCCAGCGCCACGCCGGCGCATTGCGGCAGTCCGTGCTCGAGCGCGGCCAGCAGCCTTTCGTCGACCGGCGGCGACGGCGCGCCGCGCGACTCGCGCACGGCTAGGTCGCGCTGAAAACGCTTCCCCTGTTCGGCCGCGTCCTGCAGCTCGTGGTAGCCGTTGGCGAGCTCCAGCGGGCCCAAGTAGATTTCGAAGCGCTCGGCCACCGGCGGATCGCCCGGGCGTATCCGCGCCAACGCGCATTGCGAGGCCGGATAGTCGTATACGGCGGTCAGGCGGTCCGCCGCGAACGTCGGCTGGATGCGGTGGGTCATCAGCAAATCCAGCCAGTCGTCGCGGCCGAGGCCTGCGGGATCGATTTCGATCTCGCCCAGGGCCGCGCGGAATTCGTCGTCGGTCCCCGTCGCGGTATCGATGCCGAGGTGCCGGCGATACAGGTCGCGGTATGTGATCTTTTCGACGCGCGCATCGCGTCCGACCAACGCGAGCGCCGCACGCACCAGGGCCACGCTCTCGTCGATCAGCCGGAAATGGTCCCAGCCGGTGCGGTACCACTCCAGCATCGTGAATTCGGGGTTATGGCGGCCGCCGGCCTCGCCGTCGCGGAACACGCGGCCCAATTCGTAGCAATCGCCGACGCCGCCGGCGAGCAAGCGTTTGAGCGGGTACTCGGGCGACGTGCGCAGCCAGCGCGTGCGCGGCGCGCCTTCGGTGCGGCCGGAGAATTGCAGCGAGAACGAGGCGATGTTCGGATCGGTGTTGCCGGCCACCGACAGGATCGGCGTTTCCACTTCCAGCACATCGCGCTCGGCGAAGAAAGCGCGGATGGCCGCGTACAGCCGCGCGCGCAGCCGGATGGCTTCCGGTTGCGCGGACGGGCGCCAATCGCCTGCCTTCGCCGTCATGGCTTCAGCCGTTCTTGGCGAGGAAGTCGAGCAGCTTGGCTTCGTCCCATATTTCCAGGCCCAGCTCCTGCGCCTTGGCCAGCTTGGAGCCGGCCGCTTCGCCGGCGATTACGATGCCCGTCTTCTTGGAGACGCTGCCGGATACCTTGGCGCCCAGGGCTTCGAGCCTGGCGCCGGCTTCGTCGCGCGACATCGATTCCAGGCCGCCGGTCAGCACCACCGTCTTGCCCGACAGCGGTCCGTCGACCGCGCGCTGCGGCGCGCCTTCCGGCCAGTGCACGCCGTTCTTGCGCAATCCGGCGATCACTTCCCGGTTGTGCTGTTCGGCGAAGAAGTGGGCGATGCGCGCGGCCACCACCGGTCCGACATCGGGCACTTCGGTCAGCGTCGCTTCGTCGGCGGCCATCAGCGGCGCCAACGCGCCGAAGTGGCGCGCCAACGTTTTCGCGGTGCTTTCGCCGACGTCGCGGATGCCCAGCGCGTACAACAGGCGCTCGAGCGTGGTGTTGCGGCTGGCGTCGATGCCGGCGATCAGGTTTTCGGCCCATTTGCTGGCCACTTTGCCCGCTTTCACCGTTTCGGGAACGGTGCCGTCGCGCTCGTCCGCGCGGCGCTTCATTTCCAGGAAGTCGTCGACGGTCAGCTTGTACAGATCGGCGACCGTTTCGACATAACCGAATTCGACCAGCGCATCGACGAAGCGTTCGCCCAGGCCGCCGATGTCCATCGCCCGGCGCGACGAGAAATGGATCAGGGCCTCCTTGCGCTGCGCGGGGCAGAACAGGCCGCCGGTGCAGCGCGCGACCACTTCGCCTTCTTCGCGCACCACGTCCGAGCCGCAGATCGGGCATTCCGTCGGCAGCGCGTACGGCGGATGCAGCGGCTTGCCCTTCTTGTCGAGCGGGCGCCGCTCCTCGATCACCCGCACGACTTCCGGAATCACGTCGCCGGCGCGGCGGACGATGATGCTGTCGCCGACGCGCACATCGAGCCGTGCGATCTGGTCGGCGTTGTGCAGCGTGGCGCGGCCTACCATGACGCCGCCCACATGCACCGGCGTCATCTGCACCCACGGAGTCACCGCGCCGGTGCGGCCGACGTTGACCTCGATCGACTCGACCACGGTGGCCTCTTCCTGCGCCGGGAACTTGTGCGCCAGGGCCCAGCGCGGCGCGCGCGAGACGAAGCCCATCGCGCGCTGCTGGTCGTAGCGGTTGAGCTTGTACACCACGCCGTCGATGTCGAACGGCAACGCATTTCGCTCCTCGCCGACGCGCCGGTAATAGGCCAGCAATCCTTCGGTGCCGGTGGCCGCGTCGGCCAGCGACGACACGGGAAGGCCGAGTTCGCGCAGCCACGCCAGCGTTTCGGTGTGGGTTTTTGGCAGCTTGGCGTCGGTTTCGCCCAGCGCGTAGGCGTAGAAGCTCAGCGGACGCTGCGCGGTGATGCGCGGATCCAGCTGGCGCAACGAGCCGGCCGCGCCGTTGCGCGGATTGGCCAGCGTCTTCGCGCCGTGTTCGGCGGCCCAGGCGTTGTACTTTTCGAAAGCGGCCTTGGGCATGTAGACCTCGCCGCGCACTTCCAGCACTTTCGGCGGCTTGCCGCGCAATTGCAGCGGGATCGCGCGCACGGTGCGCAGATTGGGCGTGACGTCTTCGCCGGTGACGCCGTCGCCGCGCGTGGCGCCGCGGACGAACTTGCCGTCTTCGTAGCGAAGGCTGATCGCCAGGCCGTCGAGTTTGGGTTCGACGGAGAATTCCGGGGCGTCGTCGCCGGTTTCCCTGCTGATGCGGGCGACGAAATCGGCCACTTCCTCGTCGGCGAACGCGTTCGCCAGCGACAGCATCGGCACCGCATGCTTCACTTCGGCGAACTTGGACGACGGTTTGTCGCCTACGCGCTGGGACGGCGAATTGGGATCGGCCAGTTCGGGGTGCTCGGCTTCGAGCGCTTCCAGTTCGCGCAGCAGGCGGTCGTACTCGCCGTCCGGGATGCTGGGATCGTCGAGCACGTGATAGCGGTAGTTGGCGTCTTCCAGCTGGCGCCGGAGCTTGGCGATGCGGTCGGCGGGTTTGGGGCTCATCGGCGGATTCTAGCGCGCCCGATTCGGCCGCGGCTTTTCGTAGGAGCGGCTTTAGCCGCGAGCTTTTGCTCCTGCTGTTGCCCCCCCTTTGAAAAAGGGGGCTACGGGGGATTTGCTCTTGATCTTGCTTTTAAAAGCAACAGCAAAAGCAAACCCCCCTCAATCCCCCTTTTACAAAGGGGAAGAAAGGCAAGAGCTCGCGGCTAAAGCCGCTCCTACGAAAAGCGGTACTACCAGCGCGGGGAACGCTTGATCGGCGGCGCTTCGTGCTGCCGGTCGTAGGCGCGCAGGTCGTCGCGGATGTGGGCGATGCGCTGGCGTCCGAGCGCATTGCGCTCCTGATCCAGCACCACGCCGTTGAGCAGTTCGGCCATGCGCTGCGCGGTCGGCAGCATCGTATCCCAGGCTTCCAGCGCGGACAGCGGCGCCGGCAGCGTCAGGAAGAAGGCGATCGCCGGCGTCTGCAACGACTGGATCTCGGCCATCTCGAAGCTGCCCGGTTTCATGATGTTGGCCACGCTGAAGATCGGGCCGCGTTCGGGATGCCCTTCCATCAACCGGTGGAACACGTTCATGTGGCCGAAGGTGAGCCCGGCCTTTTCCGCAGCGACCACGATGTCCGGCCCTTGCAGCTGCTGGCCGGCGCGCGCGGCGACGTACAGCGAGATGATCTTGTCGAAGTTTTCGCTGTCGCGGCGGCCCAGGTCGCTGCCGGCCGAAGCGCCGCCGATCGCGTCGTCGAGCAGGCTCAACTCGGATTGCACGGCCGCATCGTCGCTATATCCGCCGCCGGCCAAGTCGCCTTCGATCTGCGCGCCGAGCGTCGGCTCCATGCGCTCGCCTTCGTTGCGCGCGGCCTTGTCGACGCGCCGTCCTTGCGCGCCCCGGCGCGGGCGTCCGAAAAAATAGATGGCGGCCACCAGCAGGATGCCGGCGATGAGGATTCCGGTTCGCAACAGCCATACGTCGGACATCGTTTCCTCCTTCTAACTGCTGGGATTCGGGATTCGGGGTTTGGGATTCGTCGAGCGAGCCGCTCGCATTTCCCAATCTCGAATCACCAATTCCGAATCACGGCTCAAGCAGCACCGGCCAGGCGCGCGGCTTCGGCCAGGTCGACCGACACCAACCGGCTCACGCCGGGTTCGCGCATGGTAACGCCGCTCAACTGGTGGGCGGCCTCCATCGTGGCCTTGTTGTGGGTGACGAACAGGAACTGTACGTGTTCGCTCATCTCGCTGACCAGCGCCGTGAAGCGGCCGACATTGGCTTCGTCCAGTGGCGCGTCGACTTCGTCCAGGAGGCAGAACGGCGCCGGATTGAGCTGGAAGATGGCGAATACCAGCGCCACCGCCGTCATCGCCTTCTCGCCGCCCGACAGCAGCGTGATGTTGGAAACGCGCTTGCCCGGCGGGCGCGCCATGATCGTCACGCCGGTATCGAGCAGGTCCTCGCCCGTCAACTCCAGATAGGCGTGGCCGCCGCCGAACAGGCGCGGATACAGGGCCTGGATGCCGGAATTGACGCGGTCGAAGGTGTCCTTGAAGCGGCCGCGGGTCTCGCGGTCGATCTTGCGGATGGCGTCTTCCAGCGTTTCCAGCGCGGCGGTGAGGTCGGCGTCCTGCGCGTCGAGGTATTCCTTGCGCTGCGCGGCTTCGGCGTGTTCGTGGATGGCGGCCAGGTTGACCGGTTCCAGGCGACGCAGCTTGGCGTCGAAATCGAGGACGGTCTTTTCCCACGCGGCGACGTCCGCGTCGTCGGCGAGGCTGGAGACGACATCGTCGAGCACGAAGCCGGCGGCGGCGACCGCTTCCGATAGCTGTTCCGCCTTAAGCGACAAGGCCTGCTGGTCCAGCTTGGCCTGCGAGATCGCATCGCGCTGCACGATGGCCTGTTCGTCGCGCTGGTGCCGGGTGTGCTCGAAACCGCGCAGCTCGTTGTCGATGCCTTCGACATCGGCGCGCGCGGCATTCAGCGCCTTGTCGGCGACGACGCGTTTTTCGAGCAGCGCCTGGCGTTCGACTTCCAGTGTTTTGACCGGGTCGTCGCCTTCGCTCAACTGCGAGGTCAGCTCGCCCAGGCGCCCGTCGAGCTGGCCGCGCTGGCCACCCATGCGGTCCAGGGCCTGGGTCAACGCCAACACTTGCGCGCGTTGCGATTCGAGCGTCAGCGCGAGCGCGTGCGCCGCATCGCGCGATTCGCGTGCGGCGCTGCGGGCAGCGTCGCGGATTTCGACCAGACGCGTGCGCTCTTCGTCGAGCGCGCGGCGCGCGTTCTCGAATTGCGCCATGCGCGATACGGCGTCTTCCTGCTTCGAACGCGCCTCGCGGGCCTGTTCGCGGCTGGTCTCCAGCGTCGCGGAGAGTTGCGCGAGTTCGGCGTCGATCTTCTCGATGCGGGCGCGTGCGGATTCGAGCCGGCCCTGCTGGCTCTGCAGCTGGCCGGCGAGTTCGGACACGCCGCGGTGCGCCATGTACGAAGCGCGCTGCGCGTCTTCGCGCTGCTGTTCGGCGGCGAGCAGGCGATCGCGCCAGGCGACGATGCCGCGGTCGAGCTCGGCTTCGCGCTTCTGCAGCGCTTCGATCTCGGCGCGCAGCGTCTGGATTTCGCGTTCGCGCAGCAGCGCGCCCTGCTTGGCGGCGCCCGAGCGCACCATGCGCACCCAACCGGCGCCGAGGCGCTCGCCGTGGCGGGTGATGACCGATTCGCCCTCGCCCAGGCGCGGCAGCAAAGCGCGCGCGGACGGCAGGTCTTCGGCGACATGCAGTTTGGCCAGCAGGCGGCGGATCGCATCCGGGCCCTTCACCTTCGCCGCGAGTGTGCCCGCGGGCGCGCTGAAACCTTCATCGGCCGGCGACACCAGGGTCAAGCGGCCTTCGGCCAGCTCGCCCAGCGCATCGACCAGCGCTTCGGGCGCTTCGACGAGCACGCCTTCGATCAGTTGGCCGAGCGCGCCTTCGACGGCGTTCTCCCAGCCGGCTTCGACGACGAGCTTCTCGCCGACGCGCGCCGACGAATCCAGGCCCTGCTGGCGCAGCCATTCCACCGCCGCGCCTTGTTCCTGGCCCAACGCGGCGTGCTGCAGCGTTTCCAACGACGACAGGCGGCCGCGCGCCGTTTGCGCCTGCTTGCGCACTTCGGCCAGTTCGGCCTGCGCGGTGCGTTGCTGGTCCTGCAATTCGGTGACGGCCCGCTTGCGCGTCTCGACTTCCTGGTCGAGCGTTTCGAGCGAGGCTTTCTGCGTATCGTGCTGGGCCTGGACTTGGGTGAACGAAGCCGCCAGCGCGTCCAGGTCCAAGCCGCTGCGTTCGTTGCCGAGAATTTCGCGGCGGCGGTCGGCGTCCAACGCCTGACGGTCGAGATAGTCGACGCGGGTGCGTTCCACATCGCCCGCGCGCGCGGCTTCGGATTGCTCGCGCGCGTGCGCGTCCCAGCGCTGCTGCCAGTCGGCCAGCGCCGCTTCGGCGTCGCGCAACGCGTCCTGGCGCGCGCCGTCGTCCTGCTGCAATTGCGCCAGTTGCGGTTCCACCTCGGCCATCGCGGCGCGCAGCACGTCGAGCTTGGCCTGGTCGCCGCTGATGTGCTGGCCGAGCTCGGCCAGCGCGGCCTGCGCTTCGTCGCGCGCGCGCTGCAGACGCTGCGCCATTTCCTGCTGGTGCTGGATCTGC encodes:
- the zipA gene encoding cell division protein ZipA; this encodes MSDVWLLRTGILIAGILLVAAIYFFGRPRRGAQGRRVDKAARNEGERMEPTLGAQIEGDLAGGGYSDDAAVQSELSLLDDAIGGASAGSDLGRRDSENFDKIISLYVAARAGQQLQGPDIVVAAEKAGLTFGHMNVFHRLMEGHPERGPIFSVANIMKPGSFEMAEIQSLQTPAIAFFLTLPAPLSALEAWDTMLPTAQRMAELLNGVVLDQERNALGRQRIAHIRDDLRAYDRQHEAPPIKRSPRW
- the smc gene encoding chromosome segregation protein SMC, with amino-acid sequence MRLSTIKLSGFKSFVEPTTLHLPTNMTGVVGPNGCGKSNIIDAIRWVMGESAASRLRGDSLTDVIFSGSTSRKPVSQAMVELIFDNSDHTITGEYAAYNEISVKRTVSRDGQSSYYLNGGKCRRRDITDLFLGTGLGPRSYSIIEQGMISQVIDARPEELRVYLEEAAGISKYKERRKETETRIRHTRENLDRLNDLREEVGKQLDHLKRQARQAEQYQAIQEERKIKDAEWKALEFRGLDAQLQARREALSQQETKLQQLIAEQREAERQIETGRVRREQAAEALNKAQAEGYEVGGNLARIEQQIQHQQEMAQRLQRARDEAQAALAELGQHISGDQAKLDVLRAAMAEVEPQLAQLQQDDGARQDALRDAEAALADWQQRWDAHAREQSEAARAGDVERTRVDYLDRQALDADRRREILGNERSGLDLDALAASFTQVQAQHDTQKASLETLDQEVETRKRAVTELQDQQRTAQAELAEVRKQAQTARGRLSSLETLQHAALGQEQGAAVEWLRQQGLDSSARVGEKLVVEAGWENAVEGALGQLIEGVLVEAPEALVDALGELAEGRLTLVSPADEGFSAPAGTLAAKVKGPDAIRRLLAKLHVAEDLPSARALLPRLGEGESVITRHGERLGAGWVRMVRSGAAKQGALLREREIQTLRAEIEALQKREAELDRGIVAWRDRLLAAEQQREDAQRASYMAHRGVSELAGQLQSQQGRLESARARIEKIDAELAQLSATLETSREQAREARSKQEDAVSRMAQFENARRALDEERTRLVEIRDAARSAARESRDAAHALALTLESQRAQVLALTQALDRMGGQRGQLDGRLGELTSQLSEGDDPVKTLEVERQALLEKRVVADKALNAARADVEGIDNELRGFEHTRHQRDEQAIVQRDAISQAKLDQQALSLKAEQLSEAVAAAGFVLDDVVSSLADDADVAAWEKTVLDFDAKLRRLEPVNLAAIHEHAEAAQRKEYLDAQDADLTAALETLEDAIRKIDRETRGRFKDTFDRVNSGIQALYPRLFGGGHAYLELTGEDLLDTGVTIMARPPGKRVSNITLLSGGEKAMTAVALVFAIFQLNPAPFCLLDEVDAPLDEANVGRFTALVSEMSEHVQFLFVTHNKATMEAAHQLSGVTMREPGVSRLVSVDLAEAARLAGAA